One Pecten maximus unplaced genomic scaffold, xPecMax1.1, whole genome shotgun sequence genomic window carries:
- the LOC117321375 gene encoding uncharacterized protein LOC117321375, which produces MAEGGHPQKLGNLDDDATETIFIEKQPRLILDNHYDIASPLFGRRVKEIGKFDIKTLSDKCTCLARGLVYLPCNQVMVSDDTNRKLKLFKDNGQFLDELSIRGYPNDLCLVDNNTVAVAVDKPGGIHVVKVEASKLSLSSEIRMSNSKDCIGITHTDGRFVVGTEGGGVYSLTQDGVADLLHQYNSKCYSLTHDPVNGDTLVSVYSNNPGNVTVSRLSANNRHTDVMKVGVVRHPFVIDVDTEANIYVCGHTSHNVVQMSGDGSQVRELLTSLEGMKYPMAISVNGDKFVVTSYDDNHIRVFELY; this is translated from the coding sequence ATGGCTGAAGGTGGACACCCACAGAAACTCGGAAACCTTGATGATGACGCAACGGAAACAATCTTCATCGAGAAACAACCTCGACTTATTCTGGACAACCATTATGATATAGCATCACCCTTGTTTGGACGTAGAGTGAAGGAAATCGGGAAGTTCGACATAAAGACTCTGTCGGATAAATGTACTTGCCTTGCTCGTGGTCTTGTATACCTTCCATGTAATCAAGTAATGGTAAGTGATGACACCAACAGGAAGCTGAAGCTGTTTAAAGACAATGGACAGTTCCTGGACGAGTTGTCCATACGAGGATATCCCAATGATCTGTGTCTGGTGGACAACAACACTGTGGCGGTCGCTGTCGACAAACCTGGTGGTATACATGTCGTGAAAGTCGAGGCATCAAAACTATCCCTGTCGTCTGAGATCAGGATGTCAAACAGTAAGGACTGCATcggtataacacatacagacGGGAGATTTGTCGTGGGTACAGAAGGAGGAGGAGTATACAGTCTAACACAGGACGGCGTGGCTGACTTGTtacatcagtataacagtaaATGTTACTCACTCACACATGACCCAGTAAATGGAGACACACTCGTCAGTGTCTATAGCAACAACCCAGGAAACGTCACGGTGTCCAGACTGTCGGCTAATAATCGTCACACGGACGTGATGAAGGTTGGCGTCGTGAGGCATCCCTTCGTGATAGACGTAGATACGGAGGCAAACATCTACGTATGTGGTCATACGTCACACAACGTCGTACAGATGTCTGGGGACGGGTCACAAGTCAGGGAACTTCTGACGTCCTTGGAAGGGATGAAGTATCCAATGGCAATTTCTGTAAATGGTGATAAGTTTGTGGTCACTAGTTATGATGACAACCATATCCGGGTCTTTGAGCTTTACTAA